A genomic region of Glycine max cultivar Williams 82 chromosome 15, Glycine_max_v4.0, whole genome shotgun sequence contains the following coding sequences:
- the LOC100776077 gene encoding uncharacterized protein codes for MESSLGDMLIKVVVFILVQALVYLILSNSSNIFNKNMKKSNSFRPARSVSIRRMLALISDFPPEGEPSPSPKGPKTPSLHQSDQ; via the coding sequence atggAGAGCAGCTTGGGAGACATGTTGATTAAGGTTGTGGTGTTCATTCTAGTTCAAGCCTTGGTGTACCTTATCCTCTCCAATTCATCAAACATCTTCAACAAGAACATGAAGAAATCCAACAGCTTCAGGCCAGCGAGGTCGGTGAGCATTCGCCGGATGCTGGCTTTGATCTCTGATTTTCCTCCAGAAGGGGAACCCTCTCCTTCACCAAAGGGTCCTAAAACTCCATCACTTCATCAAAGTGATCAATAA
- the LOC100775530 gene encoding E3 ubiquitin-protein ligase RNF181 → MAATATAEAKTYWCHECDMSVSLTLPPSPLLCPHCHTHFLELMDSPSLSQENDAESSLFDVVFQDALLLLNPNPNPNPKPLPSKPLPLPSLHVTPSLLSSLDPNGVVLCAVCKDQITLNAQAKQLPCQHLYHSDCITPWIELNSSCPLCRFRLEEEEEEGGDADADADAVMTEIRREIIARLTELTEEDFYGLRTTLSHIASRHALIEENQNHRAQIGEPRGGGGGGGGDSAC, encoded by the coding sequence ATGGCGGCGACGGCGACGGCGGAAGCGAAAACCTACTGGTGCCACGAGTGCGACATGAGCGTGTCCCTGACTCTCCCACCCTCCCCTCTCCTCTGCCCTCACTGCCACACCCACTTCCTTGAACTCATGGACTCCCCAAGCCTCTCCCAAGAAAACGACGCCGAATCATCCCTCTTCGATGTCGTTTTTCAAGACGCACTCTTACTCctcaaccctaaccctaaccctaaccctaagccACTTCCCTCCAAACCCCTTCCCCTCCCCTCCCTCCACGTCACCCCCTCCCTCCTCTCCTCCCTCGACCCCAACGGCGTCGTTCTCTGCGCCGTCTGCAAAGACCAAATTACCCTCAACGCCCAAGCCAAACAATTGCCCTGCCAACACCTCTACCACTCCGATTGCATCACGCCGTGGATAGAACTCAACTCGTCGTGTCCGCTATGCAGGTTTCGGTTGGAGGAAGAAGAGGAGGAAGGTGGTGACGCCGACGCTGACGCCGACGCCGTTATGACGGAGATCAGGAGGGAGATCATTGCGAGGCTGACGGAGCTGACGGAGGAGGATTTCTACGGGCTCAGGACCACGCTCAGCCACATTGCCTCGCGCCACGCGCTCATCGAAGAGAACCAGAATCATCGCGCGCAGATTGGCGAGCCTCGCGGCGGCGGCGGTGGAGGTGGCGGCGATTCGGCTTGCTGA